One stretch of Paenibacillus sp. AN1007 DNA includes these proteins:
- a CDS encoding VanZ family protein has translation MSSYVFPIQTAFIIFVIASMFLLVPWLIYGYRKDGFFSWSRFAVSFSFIFFLLAAYCLVILPVPTTRNNCTGPAAHAFYNLSPFMFVKDIMRETPVIWSQPSTWINMLKGRAFLQVMFNVLLLMPLGVYIRYFWQKRAFWKHALVAGFGLSLFFEITQLTGLYGYYSCPYRLFDVDDLMLNTSGAVIGFFAAPLLLALFPSRASIQAKSEQIAEQNHVYPVPQLLALLIDGIVVVLIANFLSIFTLSNDIQDVINTSTAMVIVLLFVPWVRSGVTPGSVVLRFRYVDRQSGMPKPRALFKRFIAIYAPWLLLTIIQLASKYAYPNYQNDALDSYLIWISLGVSTLYFLVYIVLLIHVVVVLFSGGKRSFYFDEVSQIRASRK, from the coding sequence ATGTCTTCATATGTTTTCCCCATTCAGACTGCATTTATTATCTTTGTCATTGCATCCATGTTCCTGCTGGTGCCTTGGCTGATCTATGGTTATCGCAAGGATGGCTTCTTCAGCTGGTCACGGTTTGCTGTCAGCTTTTCTTTTATTTTTTTCCTGCTGGCTGCTTACTGTCTCGTGATCCTGCCGGTTCCAACGACTCGAAACAACTGTACCGGGCCAGCTGCACATGCATTCTATAATCTGTCCCCGTTTATGTTCGTAAAAGATATTATGAGGGAGACACCTGTCATATGGTCACAGCCATCAACCTGGATTAACATGCTCAAGGGTCGGGCCTTCCTGCAGGTGATGTTTAACGTACTGCTGCTTATGCCGCTGGGGGTATATATTCGCTATTTCTGGCAAAAGAGAGCCTTCTGGAAGCACGCGCTAGTGGCCGGTTTTGGACTTTCCCTGTTTTTCGAAATTACGCAGCTTACCGGTCTTTATGGCTACTACAGCTGCCCTTACAGGCTGTTTGATGTTGATGACCTGATGCTGAACACATCCGGTGCTGTGATTGGATTCTTTGCCGCCCCACTGCTGCTGGCCTTATTCCCGTCACGTGCAAGTATCCAGGCCAAGAGTGAACAGATTGCCGAACAGAACCACGTCTATCCTGTACCACAGCTGCTTGCACTGCTGATCGACGGAATTGTCGTAGTGCTTATTGCGAATTTCTTATCGATCTTTACCTTATCAAATGATATACAAGATGTAATAAATACATCTACCGCGATGGTTATCGTGCTGCTCTTTGTCCCTTGGGTCCGCAGCGGGGTTACACCAGGATCTGTCGTTCTGCGATTCCGTTATGTAGATCGCCAGAGCGGCATGCCGAAGCCGCGAGCATTATTTAAACGATTCATCGCTATCTATGCCCCTTGGCTGCTGTTAACCATTATTCAACTAGCAAGCAAGTATGCATACCCTAATTATCAGAACGATGCACTTGATTCTTATCTGATCTGGATTTCCCTGGGTGTAAGTACTCTGTATTTCCTCGTGTATATCGTCCTGTTGATTCATGTGGTGGTCGTGCTGTTCTCTGGTGGAAAGCGTTCCTTCTACTTCGATGAGGTATCCCAAATACGAGCTTCGCGCAAATAA
- a CDS encoding zinc ribbon domain-containing protein YjdM: protein MSNLPNCPKCNSEYTYEDGLLLVCPECAHEWSLEADQGDTEESKVIRDANGNVLHDGDTVTVIKDLKVKGSSLVVKQGTKVKNIRLIDGDHDIDCKIDSLGAMKLKSEFVKKI from the coding sequence ATGTCTAATTTGCCTAATTGTCCAAAATGTAATTCGGAGTATACGTACGAGGATGGCCTGCTGCTGGTCTGCCCTGAATGTGCACATGAATGGTCTTTGGAAGCAGATCAAGGGGATACCGAGGAATCCAAAGTTATCCGTGATGCCAACGGTAATGTGCTGCATGATGGGGATACGGTTACGGTCATTAAAGACCTGAAAGTAAAAGGCAGCTCCCTTGTCGTGAAGCAGGGAACCAAGGTGAAAAATATTCGTCTGATCGACGGAGACCACGATATTGATTGCAAGATCGATAGCTTGGGTGCGATGAAGCTGAAGTCCGAATTTGTAAAAAAAATCTAG
- a CDS encoding RNA polymerase sigma factor — MSEKELFEMYSKDVYRTCYYMLHHAQDAEDVCHDVFITVFRQDWQNVEYKKTWLMKITVNHCLNYLKRERTFKQREKKQFLLTPQQTVDPVDTRIEQVEESALWEQWVQELPEKMRSAILLRYMNELSLAEISEILGVPLGTVKSRIYKGVRMLRKKWDQAGKKQQKGEVYNEKYRKSVVSSSEKG, encoded by the coding sequence TTGAGCGAGAAGGAATTGTTCGAAATGTACAGCAAGGATGTGTACCGGACATGTTACTACATGCTCCATCATGCTCAGGATGCGGAAGATGTCTGTCACGATGTATTTATTACGGTATTCCGTCAGGATTGGCAGAACGTCGAGTACAAGAAAACATGGCTGATGAAAATTACGGTGAATCACTGTCTTAATTATTTGAAAAGAGAACGTACATTCAAGCAGCGGGAAAAAAAGCAGTTTTTGCTTACGCCGCAGCAGACGGTCGATCCGGTGGATACACGGATTGAACAGGTAGAGGAATCGGCGCTGTGGGAACAATGGGTTCAGGAACTGCCCGAGAAGATGCGCTCAGCCATTCTACTGCGTTATATGAATGAATTAAGTCTAGCTGAAATTTCAGAGATTTTAGGAGTTCCGCTGGGCACGGTGAAATCGAGAATTTATAAGGGAGTTCGGATGCTGAGGAAGAAATGGGATCAGGCAGGTAAAAAACAGCAGAAAGGGGAAGTGTACAATGAAAAATACAGAAAATCAGTTGTCTCGTCATCTGAAAAAGGATAA